Proteins from a genomic interval of Acidobacteriota bacterium:
- a CDS encoding TrkH family potassium uptake protein, translated as MNWRGVFFLLGRLLLALTAALLVPAVVALYYKSGEHTAFLISAGVSGIAGLILQTRFSDGLANDKFGRSEAFVLVAAAWGTASLAGALPWIVLEGSGFWVNAIFESVSGFTTTGASILTDIEARGPAILLWRSLTQWLGGMGIIVLGIAVLPKLAVGGLELLGAEAPGPIKEKLTPRIAQTAKALWGIYALLTLIEVTALVLAGMGLFDAVNHAFATMATGGFSTLNSSVSGFASPLIEWIIIVFMILAGANFALHFHLLRGKPGPLLQDREFRYYVSIMALATSLICADLMLRAQQEMSLLDAFRDAAFQAVAITTTTGFATADFELWPAFSRALLFLLMFIGGCAGSTGGSIKVVRIMITVKKLVIDLKRKVQPHAVLPVRIGPTAVPDDVVNSVTTFLLLFVALFAAGGLLLTMLGIDPTTAFSASAACIANVGPGFGDVGPTLNYGGLPATAKLILLGLMLVGRLELYTLLVLLFLRRGRRKA; from the coding sequence ATGAACTGGCGTGGCGTCTTTTTCTTGCTGGGGCGTCTGTTGCTGGCCCTCACGGCGGCCCTGCTGGTTCCCGCCGTCGTTGCCCTCTACTACAAGAGCGGCGAACACACCGCGTTCCTGATTAGCGCCGGAGTATCCGGCATTGCCGGTTTGATCCTTCAGACCCGTTTCAGCGACGGCCTGGCCAACGACAAGTTCGGTCGTTCAGAAGCGTTTGTTCTGGTTGCCGCCGCATGGGGGACCGCGTCCCTGGCCGGTGCTCTTCCGTGGATCGTTCTCGAGGGGTCGGGGTTCTGGGTCAACGCGATCTTCGAGAGTGTGTCGGGCTTTACGACCACCGGCGCATCGATTCTGACCGACATCGAAGCCCGGGGCCCGGCAATCCTACTCTGGCGATCGCTGACCCAGTGGCTTGGCGGGATGGGCATCATCGTCCTGGGGATCGCGGTGTTGCCGAAGTTGGCGGTCGGCGGTCTGGAGTTGCTCGGTGCCGAGGCCCCCGGACCGATCAAGGAGAAACTCACTCCGCGAATCGCCCAGACGGCCAAGGCGTTGTGGGGCATCTACGCGCTCTTGACCCTCATCGAGGTGACCGCGCTGGTGCTTGCCGGCATGGGTCTCTTCGACGCGGTCAATCACGCGTTCGCCACCATGGCGACCGGTGGGTTCTCGACCCTCAACTCCAGTGTCTCCGGGTTTGCCAGTCCACTGATCGAGTGGATCATTATTGTCTTCATGATCTTGGCCGGAGCAAACTTCGCTCTGCACTTTCACCTGCTTCGCGGCAAACCAGGCCCGCTGCTTCAAGATCGTGAGTTTCGCTACTACGTCTCGATCATGGCCCTGGCGACATCGCTGATCTGTGCCGATCTCATGCTTCGTGCGCAGCAGGAGATGAGTCTCCTTGATGCGTTCCGCGATGCGGCGTTTCAGGCGGTGGCGATTACGACCACCACCGGATTTGCGACCGCCGACTTCGAACTCTGGCCGGCGTTTTCACGCGCTCTCCTGTTCTTGTTGATGTTCATCGGTGGCTGTGCGGGGTCCACCGGGGGATCGATCAAGGTCGTACGAATCATGATCACGGTGAAAAAGCTTGTGATCGATCTCAAGCGCAAGGTGCAGCCCCACGCAGTGCTCCCGGTGAGGATCGGTCCGACGGCCGTGCCTGACGACGTTGTCAACTCCGTGACGACGTTTCTACTCCTGTTCGTGGCATTGTTCGCCGCCGGGGGCCTCTTGCTTACGATGCTGGGGATCGATCCCACGACCGCGTTCTCGGCGTCTGCGGCCTGTATTGCCAACGTCGGCCCGGGGTTCGGCGACGTTGGGCCGACGTTGAATTACGGGGGTTTGCCGGCAACGGCCAAGTTGATCTTGCTCGGGCTGATGCTGGTCGGTCGCCTCGAGCTCTACACGCTTCTGGTACTGTTGTTTCTGCGCCGGGGACGTCGAAAAGCCTGA